Genomic window (Amaranthus tricolor cultivar Red isolate AtriRed21 chromosome 7, ASM2621246v1, whole genome shotgun sequence):
CTATTTAGATggcgatgaaaatgataaagaatatgacgaagatatttgaatttttcttaataatgttGTGGTgcttatttagttgtatttcCTTTTTATATGCAATCTCCTTTTTATGTATTGATATCATCTAACGTTaatgaaattttgttttaactatctatttatttaatatgaagataTGGATCAGTTTGAAAATGGATTCAAATATCAATGCCTCCTAGATAGTGGAACAACTCACACTATCCTAAAGCACAAAAAATACTATTCTGAGTTGAAGATGGTGAAAATAGATGTCACCACAATCTCTGGAACTACTATACTAATAGAAGGATATGGAAAAGCTCAAATAATACTTCATAATGGGACAAAACTAGTAATTAATGATGCTTTAtattcgagtaaatctcgacgaaatctcataagtttcaaagatgtacgccaaaatggttatcatttagaaacaatgaccgaaaatcatactgaatacttatgcatcacatctgaaaaatgcggcaagaaaagcattcatgaaaaattaccagAATACTCATCGGGATTATATCGCATTAATATAAAACCGGTTGAGATAAACATGGTCTAACCAGAagttagataataaagaaatgatgaatttatagcatgaccgattgggtcatcctggtgtgggaatgatgcgaaaaattattgaaaattcaattggaCATCCAGTGAAGAAAACGAGAAATCCCCAACCAAATGAATTATCATGTTCTGCATGCTCACAAggaaaattgataattaaaccatctttaataaaattgctactgaaactcCTAAATTTCTAGAAAGAAATCATGGAGATATATGTGGACCAATTAATCATGCTTTTGGgccatttagatattttatggtattgattgatgcctcaacacgatggtcacatgtaagtctcctataaactagaaatgtggcatttgcgaaattacttgctcaaatcattcgattgagaaatcaatttTCAGATTATACAATTAAGCGAATAAGGCTTGACAATGCGGAGAgtttacatctcaaacttttaataattattgcacgtcaattggaattgacgtagaacatccagtagctcatgttcatactcaaagtggtctggctgaatcattgattaaaagactCCAATTAATAGCAAGACCATTATTAATGAGGTCGAAATTGCCGTCATCTGCGTGGGGCCATGCAATAATACATGCATCGTCATTGATAAGATTGAGACCAGgtgcttatcataaatattcaccacagcaattagtgcatggtcgggaaccaaatatatcacacttgaaaatatttggatgtgCAGTATATGTCCCTATTGCGCCACCCCtacgtacaaaaatgggtccacaaaaaaggataagaatttatgttggatttgaatgcccatcaattatcaaatatttagaaccaataactggtgatttatttaattttagatttgtagattgtcattttaatgagacaatattcccatccttagggggagagaaagtggacccaaataagaaggaaatagatctcacatggaatgcaatgcatttgaaaatatatgatccaaaaacgaatgcttctgaacaagaagttagaaaaactgttcataatcaatatattgcaaacagattacctgatgcatttgtagaaacaaagcaagtgacAAAATCATACATTCCTGCCGCAAATGTTCCGGCACGAATtgaaattcccactgatgacAAAGCCACTGAAAATGAATCTATTACACACCGGAAGCGTGGAAGACCACTTGGTTCAAaggatttgaaacaaagaaaatccaaaaggttgaatgaaatggcaaatgttatcaatattacttcttcaatgaattgtaaagaaacaagtcttggagatgaggatgaaaatctcagagaagaagaaaataataatatcaaagataacaatgaaatttcgattaattacatttcaactaaaaggcaaataaatcgaaagaatgttattgttaatgatgcACTTGCTCATTCAATCGCAACCGAAATAAcacttgatgaaaatgatatagaacCAAGAACGATACAAGAATGTTGGCGTAGGAATGATTGGCCGAAATGGAAAGATGCTATTCAAGCGGAATTAAAGTCACTTGAAAAACGAGAAGTTTTTGGACAAATTACACAAACACCAAATGGTATAAAATCGGTCGACTATAAATGggtgtttgtaagaaaaagaaatgaaaaagatgaagtGGTCAGATATAAGGCACGACTTGTAGCACAAGGTTTTTCCCAAAGACCAGGGATTGATTATGAAGAGACGTATTCTCCAGTAGTAGATGCGACTACACTAAGATTCTTGATAAGTCTAACTGTCTCAAACAGGTTGCAAATGCAACTTATGGATGTTGTGACCGCATATTTATATGGTTCACTTGATACAGACATTTATATGAAAGTCCCTGAAGGACTTAAGTTGCCAGAAAACCACCAATCACGAgaaatgttttctataaagctgaaaaggtcactttatggactaaaacaatctggaagaatgtggtataatcgtcttagtgaatatctcttgaaagaaggattcaaaaatgatcaaatcagtccttgtgtatttattaaacggactcaatcaggattttctataattgcagtttatgttgatgatttaaatatcattggaactcccaaagagcttgaacaaactgcaaaatatttgatgaaagaatttgaaatgaaagatcttgggaaaACAAAGTTTTGCCTTGGATTACAAATGGAGCACTTAAGGGGTGGAATCTTTGTGCACCAATCCAACTATAcagaaaaagtgctaaaaagatttcatatggacaaagctcatccgctgagctctccaatgatagtgcgatcattaaaaccaaaagatgatccatttcaaccttgtgaagaagatgaggagattcttggccctaaagtgccatatttaagcgcaattggagctctgatgtatctagctaataatacaagacctaatattgctttcgctgttaatttattagctagatatagcaattcaccaacaaagagacattggagtggaataaaacatttgttgcGCTACCTTCGAGTAATTAAAGATCTTGGACtattttatagattaaaataagATGCTACTCTTGTTGGATATGCAGATGTTGGATACTTATCAGATCCCCATAAGGCTAAATCACAAAATGGTTATGTATTTACATATGGAGGTACCACAatatcttgaagatccacaaaaCAGACACTGACAGCTACATCATCAAACCATGTAGAATTGATCTCCCTTTATGAAACAAGTAGAGAATGCGTTTGGTTAAGGTCAGTAATTGGTCACTTTCAAGAAGAATGTGGGATAAACTCGATAATAAACTCTCCAACAGTAATTTTTGAAGATAATACCGGTTGTATTGAACAAGTTAGTGAAGGCTTCATAAAAGGGGATAGAACCAAACACATAGCACCAAAACTTTGCTTTGCACATGACCTCcagaagtataaaataataaaagtcaaacaaattcaaGTGAAAATCTTGCCGATCTATTCACAAAGTCCCTTTCATCAAATAGATTTGAgcaacttgtatataaaattggaatgtgtcatctacgagaTATCTGTTGAACTCAGGGGGAGAATCATACTCACTGCACTCTTTTTCCCTTCGTTCAGGTTTTTATCTCATTGGATTTTTTCCTGACAAGGTTTTTAATGATAcagtattaaataaaaatattgtaataatattttactttttttttacctaattagaatgcattcaaggggAAGTGTTGGGATATAGTGTGAAagataattaatgaatatagtgtgaaaggtaattaataaatatagtgtgaaaggtaattaatgaatttacccgtgaatgcattcaatgtaattgtggatgaacttacctataaatatggaagttcaccAATGTAAAAAACTACACTAACAAGTAAAAACATCTCCATCTtttaacttttactcattctacttcccccttatctctctaagtttttaacaacaatatttttttctagtattaattaaaattttataagatTCAGGtcaatcaaaattcaaacaaagtACCAAAATTTTGTTTAAAGGTAAAATATTAAGCATGTAAAGTATTCAGCATGTAGAGACAAACTTTGTATTAAATTTGTATTGaaaccaaaataattaaaatggttGTGTTgcggtttaaaaataaaaatcataaatacatATTCAAATATAGAGAAATATATTTGAATTGCTATCGAAGTGAAATTATTCCACATCAGATGAAATAATCTCCAAGTttgattgatttaaaaaaaaaacttatttcttGTATAATTAATATCTTAggaatatgaaaataaaaaaaattatattaaaagaaaattttttcttAAGGAACTAAAATACAAAATTCAACTGTGTTTTACCattttttgtaataaaaaattataatgatgCAATTAATCCACCATGTAAGCAGATTACAACTAGGGATGGTAATGGGGCGGGTTTGGAGCGGGTCTAGCCTTGGGTCTGGTTAGACCCGAACCTGaagccttttattttttatagatccagacccggataATGACCCTAAgggttcaaaattttcaaacccagACCCATACCCTCCGGATCAGACGTGTCTAGGGTCCTTGAttggtccttaatgggtcttacaCAAAGTCTATttgattgtcaaaattgaaccttttgtgagactttttgtattttttcaagtaacttattatcgtattataaacacttgttcgagtccataaaattcaaatacaaaataattactaaaaagtaaaaaaaatatttaattttatagggTCCGAGTCCGAGTCTGAGGGGCGGATCTAGGGTCTGACTCTCGAGGTCGAGTCTGGGTCCGGGTCCGAATTTGCACCTTGAGACCCGGACCCGAACCGTCAAATATTTTCTGGATCCGAATCCGATGGGTCTTAAAAAATAAGACCCAAACCCTTATAAAGGGGCGAGTCtggggcgggtccaacaggatcctggacccatgaccatccctaactACAACCAATGAAATTATTCCATTTGTCTTTTGTTTTTTGAGACTGCCATGTGGAAGTAAACTTCCTTTTTAAtagatattatgaaaatatgatactTTCTTACTTCAAACTCGATTTGTATATTCTTGGTATGGATTAGAATAAAACTATACAATTTATTGTGGTTTATAGAACAATTGTTCGCTATTACTAGCAACGAACAATAAAACGACTAGTTTGACCATGCATAACAACTATTTCAGTATCTagaagaaaagtaaaaaaagtCACCATTatttgttcactgttactaacaacgaacaaagggGCATTGACCATTTGACTTTTTGTTTGCCATTATTgtttgttcactgttactaacagcaaacataATTCAAACCTTAAGTTTGGACTAAAAGATgcttattttaggaattaaAATATCTGAAacttattttagaaatttttttaaaataagctcAGTTTCTTCAAAATTTTCCCTATCTTAACCCTTCTAAAAACTGGATCGAATTAGGGCTAAAAATAGATCTCTGGCCCGTGAAAGACCTCTAAAGTGAcaatagaataataaaataaaaaaaaataattctcgTATTCTGGTTCGTTCTCGTGTACTTAGGAACTTCTCCATAAATAAAATTCACAAACACACAAAAgcaaaaaagtttcaaaaattGAAGAAGTCAGAAATTGGTAACTTTAAGAATGTCTTAAATCGAATTGTGCACTAAATTTCATATTGTTAGAAGGAATAAGAACATGATATAGAAAACAATTCAGCAACTATCTACAGATAATGAATAGGGTGAATGGGTTAGCACTTAAGCTTAGGCTTGACAGCACAAACTGCGGAAGATCATATCTGCGTTCTTTGCAGGCACATAAACCGCACCTCGGAGTGAACTATGGTTTCTCCCGTATAACGCATATATAACCACTCCGATTATCAACCATACAAGCACTCGCACCCAAGTTGCAACACTGGAAAAAGTGCGATTTCACATcatttaatgagccattttaaTATCAGTATATATTAAgctgtgacaattcgtcacataatctcgCTGTGGCTCACTTGTGTGAATATGGGACACCCGTGGCCTCGGGCCCACAAACTATAGGTCAAGagagttgacttgcacatacacttggtgaggttcattgtttcccaaaactATATAGTAGTAGGATGATTAGCTCACTCAATATATACGCAAGTCCACAATCcattattttatcgatgtgagaTTTTGTCTCACATGTAAAGTCTTTCCAACAGTATACGATAAAATCAATGATACATCAAGGGAAATAGTGTCAGGTAGACTCACCCAAGATTCACCAGCAAGTATGTGTTGAAGAAAATGGAAGCGACGGGTACAAGAGGAATTAACGGACAAAGGAAGCCTGAAACAAATTAAGAGTCGGTGACATTAGTGCACACGGGTTTTATACAACACGAACTAGATTCCCTGGCTATTGTAGAATGGATATTAATTGACAGAGAGCAGTAGTAAAGAAAACGATTCTGTCAACAAGGAAGAAGTACCTCCAGCATGGCCAAAACTGTGCCTTGCCTCATCTTGATTGATGCAAGAGAGAACTACCAAACTAGATATAAGAAGAGCAGCGCCTACAGCACATAATGTGAATCGAGGGATACTGGTGAAAAAAGCACCGATTCAGATTTAATTCATAACAAACATAAAATGTAATGAATCAGGTAAACTGTATATCAGATCCATTATCATTAAGTTGAATTTGGTGCGACAAATCTTTCAATATAATCACATAAAAGGTATCCACTAAATGATGCCAAACGTTCTTGTATAAAAAAACTTCTGTTTAGCATATGGCACTAGATAAGAATGAATGGAGGATAATAAATGTGGATGATCATTACAACAAAGGAATATTAGAGTTCATGATATCtcatgttgatttgttttgtttcatATGCCAACTCCATGATGTTGGGATAAGGCTTTAACATTGTCACTATTGTCTCATTCTTGACCTATATCACTCTTTTACTCGTTTTTTTCTTACTACCTCCTTTTACTTTTtacttttatgtttatttttattattttattttttgttaatttttgtcaAGATAATGAGTGttgtaagttgcaggctttTGTCTTATTGAAGATTCTTTCTTGAGCCGAGGGACTATTTGAccacactctcctttatgggtatgagttgctgtCTTTattccctccccagaccttgAACATAATTTTTCCATGAAAGAAATACcttggatatgatgatgatgaagatgatgatgttgtCTAGGATTCCATGATGTGATGCTTTGAAATAGTATGGGTCGGAGAACCCTAGGCGGGGGCTAAACAATTGATTGTTGAACCTCATTAACAATTAGCATTGTTTTGCCTACTTTTATTTTCCGCCGGTTATTATGTTCGTGCTTTAATGTTTTGAAACACTAATTCAATACCTAGACTACAATATCCAAAGTGTTCCGATTTATTCTAAAATTGATTTAAAAGAAATGAAACGAATTTCAAAGTTTGCAAAAGCTGTCGAACTCTATTCACCCTCCTAGTTTGCTCCTATTGAATCTTCATAACCCATCAGGTCACCCACGTCCTAGCATTAAGATATGATGACCAAATCAATGATAGGAGCTGCAGGTAAAAGGAAAGAACCCATCGAGTCTAGCTCGTATATTGTAGGACACTTGACGCTTCACCAGAATCCTGAGTAGCACTTCACTATGCTTGATTTTGCAGATAAGTTTACAGGTGCTACACAAGAATTTCTGGTTGTTAACCTCATTTTGAACATAGACGAGAAATTTTTGGTGATATTAGTActactaattttcattctttaaaaTTCATTACGGCAAAGCAATCAAGAGCTACTCCAAATAATATCGAGAGAAAGTCagcaaaagaaaaaataaccgtaaaaacaaaattcaaaaagcAACTTATCAAAAACCTAAAATTTTGAACTTCGGATTACAAACCTGGGAAGCCCCACATATGAAGCTGCCATAGAGAGGAGAAATGCCCCAATACATGTGAGCAATATGGTCCAGCCAGCAATTTTTCGCCTCTTATCATCATGTGAGGCAGCTGAAAGTATTAAGAAATATGTTTATCCGAATCAGAATGGGGATTAGTCTAAAATTTTGAGAGCAAATTATGATATGAAGCAAAAACACTTTTTCAGCTTACTTCTGCATTCAGTTGATTGCTTTATGATCAAAGGATGTCCAGCGTCTAAGTTCCCATAGCAAAGTAGAGGTTGTATCTCATCCCTGGAGGTGCCGACATGCTTTTCACTATTTTCCCCATCAACCTCCTCAACAATATCCGTACACTCTAATGAACCCACAAATGCTGGCACTTGAAGAGATGATGGAAGCGGAACTTCATCCGGTGGAACATATCTGATTATCAGAATAGATATGGCAACAATGGTGAACGACAAAAGAGTCCCTACACTAACCTGCATGAAAAATTTGATACTTGACAATTAAAGCAAAGGAAAAAAACAAACACAGACACACACAAACACGCACATGAAGCTTTCAAAACCAGTTCTGAATCAAAGGGCATCTAGATCATCTCCAGCAAGCCAAAAAGCTTCATGATCCATTTTTTACAAGAAAACATTATCTtgtagtttaagcaaaattgatatatattattctaccATTTAGTCTTTCTATTAAACAAGGTGTTGACTAATTTCTCACCATGGTTATCAAAAGTACCATGGTTTCGCTGCTGCCTTTGCGTAAACGGTTGTGGTGTTGTAGAAAATGGCTATATCGTAATAATAACGTGAATCGCAGCTAATGCGGTGtgaatttttggaaaaatatcACATAAGGGACATTTTGAACATATAATTGCATTATTCTTGTTGAACTACTATTATTGTGTAATAATATACCCATAgctattataattgcaacaaTATGAGGTACTTTTAGAGGATAATTAATTGACTTATAGTTATTTTTGAAgttaattaacttattagttAATTATTCTGTTTAAAGACTAAAACTATGAGTAACTATAATTTACGTGATCTTTAATAGCTAAAGTTGATGGGTTTTAATGTCATTGTAACGGGGAGACAAATAGCTTGTAACATACGTTGAAATATCAATGTAGCAGTGAAATAACAGGCGTTACATGTTACGTAATGGTCAACTCGATGTTTTGACCGTGAAaactcactcacctttttatAATGGAATTTAACCTCACGACAACTCTGAAACAGGTTACCTAACGAATGTTATGTAAGTAACAGATGAGTTATTATTCCATGCCCCAATAAGACCCTCTACTCCCccaccaccccccccccccccccccccccctccaatatatatatatatatatatatatatatatatatatatatatatatatatatatatatatatatatatatatatatatatatatatatatatataagaactaatcaaaattatgaattttcattagttgatattattgttgttatcttTTCATTGACTGAACTTgaagcaaattttaaaatgtaataGTTGCTAAAGGTAAGTAAGCACCAGTGTTGAATTCAAGACAAACGTAGTAAGCAAGTGACAAGGAgaacttgatcattcttcaaaacaaaatatgcTAAATCTAAATGGAAGGCTATAGATGATATACCATTCCTGCCAGCTGTGAAACATCCATGAAGAAGGCTATAACTGCAGCCAAAGCTCCGGTGACAATTGTACTCTTCACTGGAACGAGTGTATGTGGATTAATGTCTGAGAAAAAAGAGGGTAGCAAGCCATCTCTAGCCATCGCCATGAGGACTCGAggcttcataaaaaaaaaagagccaACATCTAAGTACAGTGaaaggaatatatatatatatatatatacatatatatatatatatatatatatatatatatatatatatatatatatgtatatatatatatatatatatgtatatatatatatatatatatatatatatatatatatatatatatatatgtatatatgtttgcaAGTCATaacgaaaaaaattaaatgtagtAAATCACTTTAGAAAGTATATAACAGAGACACCTTGTCTGGAATTTCATATGGAATGGTAATTCAGGTTGTAGCCATTCTTCTTGACTGCTCAGCATCCATACAGTGATTATAAATGAACATGCATTCTTATAGCATTAActagaaataataatatttgacaAGTTTATAGCCACACCGGTCATGTAAATGTATATGAATTCTCATGAACGAATTCAATAAATCGAATTCCTATTCCAATCATTAGCAACAATGATTTACATGTTTATTTCCCAATATGGCCTAGCAGTAATCCTTTGGCAAGAGTCAAAATAAAATGAGTGTGATACTATGACGTACAAACGAATTCAATTTAGTACATATTGTCAAAATAAGTATCGTTTCTATTAcaatcatagtgcaaaatattgCCCACATCACCGTAATGTTTCGAGTTACTTAAAGAATGAAATTTAGGCCAAGAAAGCCATGACACCATGTGCATAAGCTGCGAAAGTTGTTTTGTGACCATAGTGATCGTGACCAAAATTGTATTTTCCACTATGATTACgatttttcaattcaattcaacTATTAAATTCACTGAAACATATTTACCAAAACCATTTGACACAATTTTGATCCACGATGTCATGCAACTATATCGCTCGTTGTTTTAGACCCCAATGGACCATTTATTCAATATTGTACAACTTTTTCCTCTCCCTTGATCTTAAATTCCAAAATCCAAAACCGAGATTTGATTCTCTCCCAATTTCTTCATTTCAAAACCTAAATGTGTGAAAACTATATTATATAGTAACTTTGGGAGAGAAAATGGAACAGCTCAGAGCaaagtgtaaaaattaagtTGCCTCATGTCCTATCGATCGAGTTGTGAAGGCTTTCAAATTAAATTAGCCTGAAGAAAGTTGATTGTCTCGAAGAGACATTGAAAATGTCATGAATTCATGGGGTTGCTGGATTAATTCAATGGGGTAGTAGGTGGCTTGATCGAAACCATAAGCTCCCAAACAGAAGGATGGCAGTGAAGGGAAAACATCGAAGAAGAAATCAAAAGATGGTAAATGCTTATCCAACTCAAGAAGAGTTAGTAGCTTCACAACATTAACATCTAGCACGAGAGCGTAAATGTTTACAAAGAGGATAAAAATGGAAGATAAAAGAAGGAAATAACATCACCAAATAAAAGGACAATTAGTTAGAAGCTAAAATGCTTATTGTGATTTTCACTAGGCAAAAGGACAAGGATGAGGATAGCTATAATCTTAAGAAAAACTTAAAGactgattgatgaatagtgtaaAAAATGGGACATATAGGTTGGGATAGAAGGAGTACCAGACTGAAAGGCAAATCAAAGACAAATGTTAGATTCGTCAAAAAGAGGATGAAGAGTAAGAATCTTCGTTATCTTCAAAAAATGAGGACCTTAGCTAACCATTAAACATGTtcattaaacttgtcaagagatatttctaccaaaattacactaactttccaTTACCATTTCTACCATTTAGTACCAATTACCAAACAGGACATACGGTTATTGAAATTGAATGGTATACATATATTTTAGTTAAACTAACCTGTGGAAGAAATGAACCTAACAGAGAAGCACACAACGCTGTCGATGCACCAATAGTGATTATATACCTACATGTTGGGCAACATCACTCCTATAAATGCATATGATCATAATGTCAACCCTAATAAAACATAGTTATTGCACAAAATTTTCACATAATGAAACAAGCATGAAACATGTAAAGACTTACGCTGCCCAATGCATCCCTTGGCTAGAAAAAGCAGAAGAAATAGGAGTGTCCGGGTCAAGTTCATAATATGGTATCAgaccaacaacaacaacagaaACTAGCATGTACAATGTACAGCATATTAACAATGAAAAAGCTATACCCAATGGTAAATCTCGTTTTGGATTCTTCACCTACAAAAGGAACGCCAAATGTGAACTACAGTTTGCATCATAATGAGAACAGGATCATTATATTTACTAGCTTCACATTCTGAAGTAGTGGATATACCTCTTCTGCTGCACTTGCAACAGCATCAAAACCAATGTAAGAGAAAAAAACAGTAGCAGATCCAGCTAAGATACCATTTATGCCAAAGGGTAAGTACCTAATAACAGCAGTTAGGACACTCAACAGTTAATAAATTTACAAAGAGAATTCAAATCACTCCAATTTGTAAAACAAGATTATTACCCTTTAGGAAGCTCATAGCCAGCCCATCCAGTTTTGAAACCTAGGTATCCTCCggctataataataaaaagcatAGCAAATACATTTCCAGACGTCACAACTGCTTGCGCTAATGCACTCTTTAACAAGAGATTATTTTGTCAATGAAGATGAAAAAGGTGAAACAAagatatataaaaaattctttTGTGAAGAAATGGAATATTAATAAAAACTCTGAAGCCTTACCTCTTTGATTCCAAGACACAAAAGCATAGTGACAATTAATACAAGGAGTGCCGCACAAGGGTCAATAATAACATCAAGAGCAGGAATATATTGACGGCTTAGAAATGTAGGCATGCTATCACTACTTCCAAGTAGCAAGACCTGATGAACATAAGAACGGGTATATAATCACCGAATAACTACTATTTGAGAGTCGAGTATACATGAAAAGTAAAGATACTTTTTCAGCATTCTAGCCACagggaaaaattataaaagaaattCATAAATagataatcatttttaaatttcttgttTTGATATCAATACATCATCTACAATTGCATCTGGATTCCGATGTCGCATTGACGGTTCAGATTATATAATCACATAGAAGTAGTATATAgaatatcatagtcgtataTAACAAAACTCTCAATCTCAGAAAGGTTGAGTT
Coding sequences:
- the LOC130817513 gene encoding cationic amino acid transporter 3, mitochondrial-like isoform X1, giving the protein MDCKIGIGNWFKCLVRRKQIDSSSSSSSMNGQPQLARALSVPHITAIGIGTTIGAGVYILIGTVARECTGPALTLSFLFAGVVAALSAFCYAELASRCPSAGSAYHYSYVCVGEGVAWLIGWSLMLEYTIGGSAIARGISPNLVLLLGSSDSMPTFLSRQYIPALDVIIDPCAALLVLIVTMLLCLGIKESALAQAVVTSGNVFAMLFIIIAGGYLGFKTGWAGYELPKGYLPFGINGILAGSATVFFSYIGFDAVASAAEEVKNPKRDLPLGIAFSLLICCTLYMLVSVVVVGLIPYYELDPDTPISSAFSSQGMHWAAYIITIGASTALCASLLGSFLPQPRVLMAMARDGLLPSFFSDINPHTLVPVKSTIVTGALAAVIAFFMDVSQLAGMVSVGTLLSFTIVAISILIIRYVPPDEVPLPSSLQVPAFVGSLECTDIVEEVDGENSEKHVGTSRDEIQPLLCYGNLDAGHPLIIKQSTECRTASHDDKRRKIAGWTILLTCIGAFLLSMAASYVGLPSIPRFTLCAVGAALLISSLVVLSCINQDEARHSFGHAGGFLCPLIPLVPVASIFFNTYLLVNLGVATWVRVLVWLIIGVVIYALYGRNHSSLRGAVYVPAKNADMIFRSLCCQA
- the LOC130817513 gene encoding cationic amino acid transporter 2, vacuolar-like isoform X2, which encodes MPSLLVGVHLLAVPIITLMFVLEKAWLIGWSLMLEYTIGGSAIARGISPNLVLLLGSSDSMPTFLSRQYIPALDVIIDPCAALLVLIVTMLLCLGIKESALAQAVVTSGNVFAMLFIIIAGGYLGFKTGWAGYELPKGYLPFGINGILAGSATVFFSYIGFDAVASAAEEVKNPKRDLPLGIAFSLLICCTLYMLVSVVVVGLIPYYELDPDTPISSAFSSQGMHWAAYIITIGASTALCASLLGSFLPQPRVLMAMARDGLLPSFFSDINPHTLVPVKSTIVTGALAAVIAFFMDVSQLAGMVSVGTLLSFTIVAISILIIRYVPPDEVPLPSSLQVPAFVGSLECTDIVEEVDGENSEKHVGTSRDEIQPLLCYGNLDAGHPLIIKQSTECRTASHDDKRRKIAGWTILLTCIGAFLLSMAASYVGLPSIPRFTLCAVGAALLISSLVVLSCINQDEARHSFGHAGGFLCPLIPLVPVASIFFNTYLLVNLGVATWVRVLVWLIIGVVIYALYGRNHSSLRGAVYVPAKNADMIFRSLCCQA